GTGGACCAGATACCTTCAAGAGAACAATGATGGCCTCACGTCCAATATCCATGACTTCAGCACCTGTCATGTGTCTAATCCTTCACAAATTCAAACACTAAATCTCTTTTCCAAGAAAGAGTTAAATCAGGCCTCATTATAGAAGTGAGAAAAAGAAGAGCGATGATTCTTTATAGGTTTTACTCAGATTTTATCGGAGTCAGGAAACCTTTAAAAAAGTGGCTAGCCACCTCAAATTGGCATATTCATAATATCGCGGTAAGCACCTATGACACGGTCTCGCGTTGTAACCAATGTTTGGACAGCAACTTCAGTTTCAGCAATTGTAGTCACCAAATCAACCAGGTTACCCTGACCTGAAGCCACATTCGTAGAGGCAATTTCAGCCTTCTGCCCCGTTTCAGCAACAGAAGAAAGAGCGTTTTGAACTAAATCTGAAAATTCACCCGTGTCTTCAACCGCACCAGATGTCTTTGCTGATTTAGCAAGGTCTTCACCAACCTTCATAGTATTAGCATAAGCACTCGCGGCAAAATTTGCACTAACAGTCATTTTTCATATCTCCAAATAATAAAACCGCTCATATTCAACAAACTAAAAAGACAATCAAAATTCAAACTCTTAGAATTTCCAATGTCTTAGAAAGCATCTTTCGTGCAGAAGTAATAACGTTCAAATTCGCTTCATACGATCTTTGAGCTTCGCGCATATCCATTGCCTCAACCATGCCATTAACATTCGGAGTTTTAATATACCCCTTGTCATCAGCACCAGGGTGGCCAGGTTCCAAGCGTTTTCCAAAATCGCTTGTATCCATCTTCACACGTCCATGCTTCACAATTTCAGCACCAATCTCTTGATCATAAACCTGCTGAAACGTTGAAACTTTTCTCCTATAAGGATCACCATTCTTCACATTTGAAATACTGTCAGCATTCGCAATGTTTTCTGAGATAATGCGCATACGATGTGATTGAGCACCAAGACCAGAAGCAGCAATTTTCAAACTTTTCATCAAATCCATAATTCACAAAGCTCCTGTTTAAGGTATGTAAAACTCAATTAAAAAAACGGTCACGAATAGCAGGGGAATAACCTACCCGCGACCAATAGCCATTTTAATAATGCCGAGCGACCGTGAATAAACGGTCGTCGCCAATTGGTAGTCCATTTGGTTTTGCGCAACTTTTGCCATCTGATCTTCAAGAACCACCCCATTACCACTAGGCGTCACTTCAAAATCCAGCTTACTATCACTTTCAAATTGCGTCGAAAAAGTTCCACCAACACTCATATGGCGTTGATGAGTAACCTTCATACCTGCTTGAGGACGTTGATCTTCAGGCAAATGCTGCTCAAAAGTAATCGCTTTTAAATCTTTAGGTTTGTAATTTGGTGTGTCTGCATGAGCAACATTAGTCGCCAAAACAGCCTGGCGTGTTTGATGCCATTTCATTTTGTCGCGCATAAAACTCATCAACGGTAAATCGTTAAGCATGAAACCCTCGCAAACTAACCAAGAAAGATTTGCCACCAAAACCTTGTGACAAAACACTTATCTAGGCAAATTTTGCCCTGAGATAGTTAACAACCCGTTAAGAATTCACCATTCCTGGGGATGAACGACATTTAGAGGCAGTTTATGACGCAAAAATCAGGTAATTATTGCCGAGGGTGCGGCCTGATTGTAGGGCTTGGCAAGGCAAAAGGCAGAGGCAATGATTGATCAGTTACTTTATTGGGTAATCTCTTTGTTATTCGTCATAGCTTTGATTCTAGGGATGGCTCTATTAATCAAAAAATTCGCACTGCCAAACAGCCCAAACAATCCACTTTTCAAAAAGAACAAACTGCGACGCCTAGAAATTATCGACCAGCTCCCCCTTGATCATAAATCAAGGCTAGTCCTCATAAGAAGAGATGACACAGAACACCTGCTCATGCTCGGACAATCAGGGGATTTAGTGATTGAAACCAACATACCCTCAAAACAAAAACCTAAGCCTACTAAGCAGCAATCAGGTGAGCAAACCGACGATTAAAAGAGGATGGGGAAAGACTCTTGTGAATTGAGAAAAGTTAAAAAGCAGTGCCCTGCATTAATAGAATACACTAGAGACCAAACTCGTACCGCGTCAAACAAGTCAATGTAAACCGAATTTCTAGCTTACTTAACGTGAGCAAAATATAAAACGGCAATAAGCAGTCAAACTCAGGCAACAAACATGATGACGCTAAAATCAAAACGCATATCAGATCACATAAGTGACAACACAGCGTTGCTGAAAGATGAAACACAAAACAAACAACGGTTCATCAAACTATGCGCCTGCCTTGCAAGCTCAACCCTCGTCATCATTCTAAGCTGCGTTTTAATCTCTATTTTTGCACCAACTGCATTTGCACAAGACATTTCTATCGATCTTGGTGAAGGTACAGGCGTCACAGAGCGCGCCCTTCAAATTATCGCGCTTGTCACCATCCTCAGTATTGCACCGTCAATCCTGATCATGGTCACTTCTTTCACGCGAATTGTTATTGTCCTCTCGCTCTTGCGCACAGCCATCGGTATTCAACAATCACCACCAAACACAGTAATCATTTCACTCGCCATGTTCCTCACAGCATTCATCATGGCACCCGTTTTTGAAAAAGCATATGAGGACGCAATCAAACCTCTGATCGCAGAAGAAATAGAACTAAACGAAGCCTTCACAAAAGCCTCCGCTCCGTTTCATATTTT
The sequence above is a segment of the Hyphomicrobiales bacterium 4NK60-0047b genome. Coding sequences within it:
- the fliP gene encoding flagellar type III secretion system pore protein FliP, translated to MMTLKSKRISDHISDNTALLKDETQNKQRFIKLCACLASSTLVIILSCVLISIFAPTAFAQDISIDLGEGTGVTERALQIIALVTILSIAPSILIMVTSFTRIVIVLSLLRTAIGIQQSPPNTVIISLAMFLTAFIMAPVFEKAYEDAIKPLIAEEIELNEAFTKASAPFHIFMRQHVREKDLTLFQDLSGKTRPETPEDISLQVLIPAFMISELRRAFEIGFLIFVPFVVIDMVIASVLMSMGMMMLPPVMISLPFKLIFFVLVDGWHMVAGSLVKSFGV
- the flgB gene encoding flagellar basal body rod protein FlgB; the encoded protein is MLNDLPLMSFMRDKMKWHQTRQAVLATNVAHADTPNYKPKDLKAITFEQHLPEDQRPQAGMKVTHQRHMSVGGTFSTQFESDSKLDFEVTPSGNGVVLEDQMAKVAQNQMDYQLATTVYSRSLGIIKMAIGRG
- the flgC gene encoding flagellar basal body rod protein FlgC gives rise to the protein MDLMKSLKIAASGLGAQSHRMRIISENIANADSISNVKNGDPYRRKVSTFQQVYDQEIGAEIVKHGRVKMDTSDFGKRLEPGHPGADDKGYIKTPNVNGMVEAMDMREAQRSYEANLNVITSARKMLSKTLEILRV